In a genomic window of Nocardia fluminea:
- a CDS encoding Ig-like domain-containing protein encodes MAATDFRTLKDKNDALVMSAQDWLVLLHDWEPGASYIPTDLTDASGVLQTLPAGWFTSGEIQKAAGVSLAPDTQTSPIDGYGSSSPRRTMLTAEGFTVDYFAQEWRKKNLELWHNVDLSTVPALPGKGFRATKTSSLRVRYYSAILIAQDEGVGSLYPFFMYPKVSVSKRGAMAGEQGKELGLPATLTVFEDADFGGLYDFGVAGAGFDAIAQDAGFAAAAVSINVTPPTATLAVGEQTQMLVIDSNGFDRTAECTYATSNAARATVSASGRVTAVATGSAATITATLGALNDTAAITVA; translated from the coding sequence ATGGCCGCCACCGATTTCCGCACCTTGAAGGACAAGAACGACGCGCTGGTGATGTCGGCGCAGGACTGGCTGGTCCTGCTGCATGACTGGGAGCCTGGCGCCTCCTACATCCCGACCGACCTCACCGACGCCAGCGGCGTGCTCCAGACCCTGCCCGCCGGATGGTTCACGAGCGGCGAGATCCAGAAGGCCGCCGGCGTCTCGCTGGCACCGGATACCCAGACCTCACCCATCGACGGCTACGGCTCGTCCTCGCCGCGGCGCACCATGCTCACCGCCGAAGGCTTCACGGTCGACTACTTCGCGCAGGAATGGCGCAAGAAGAACCTCGAGCTGTGGCACAACGTCGACCTGTCGACCGTGCCTGCACTGCCGGGCAAGGGCTTCCGTGCGACGAAGACCTCCAGCCTGCGGGTGCGCTACTACAGCGCGATCCTGATCGCGCAGGACGAGGGCGTCGGCTCGCTGTACCCGTTCTTCATGTACCCGAAGGTCAGCGTCAGCAAGCGCGGCGCAATGGCCGGTGAGCAGGGTAAGGAGCTCGGCCTGCCCGCCACTCTGACCGTTTTCGAGGACGCCGACTTCGGCGGGCTCTACGACTTCGGTGTCGCCGGTGCCGGATTCGACGCGATCGCCCAGGACGCGGGCTTCGCCGCGGCCGCGGTCTCGATCAACGTCACCCCGCCCACGGCGACCCTGGCGGTCGGCGAGCAGACGCAGATGTTGGTCATCGACTCCAACGGCTTCGACCGGACCGCGGAGTGCACCTACGCCACGTCCAACGCCGCGCGCGCCACTGTCTCGGCGTCCGGTCGTGTGACCGCGGTGGCCACCGGTTCGGCGGCCACGATCACCGCCACCCTCGGCGCGCTGAACGACACCGCCGCCATCACCGTCGCCTGA
- a CDS encoding DUF4326 domain-containing protein, with product MADRVQLRRTKGWRLPDGAVNVARPGRWGNPYVVHQHTDKCGDDHVWCPTYCADDRETAVRLYRHAVLHPLHGQPRVPTPDEIRTELAGRDLACWCLPAGPCHADFLIEIANTEEKTDG from the coding sequence GTGGCTGACCGAGTCCAGCTGCGCCGCACCAAGGGCTGGCGACTTCCCGACGGCGCGGTCAACGTCGCCCGGCCCGGACGCTGGGGCAACCCGTACGTGGTCCACCAGCACACCGACAAGTGCGGCGATGACCACGTCTGGTGCCCGACGTACTGCGCCGACGACCGCGAGACAGCGGTGAGGCTCTACCGGCACGCGGTCCTGCACCCGCTCCACGGGCAGCCGCGCGTGCCCACCCCGGACGAGATCCGCACCGAGCTCGCCGGGCGTGACCTCGCCTGCTGGTGCCTGCCGGCGGGCCCGTGCCATGCCGACTTCCTGATCGAGATCGCGAACACCGAGGAGAAGACCGATGGCTGA
- a CDS encoding alpha/beta hydrolase family protein, whose product MIDVLILPGTGFPRGDGISLAFADALDLSKFRPRIVEYAAAYGGLDMPYAESRYTGRRALLQAITGYRPFVLGGYSQGAGIAGNLAVEIAQHMPGVMSDHLVGCALIADPSRPIGAGMPHRPPAPGYGIAGQRAVSGVPTWWAAADGDPITALPAGNPLRSIADLTEWYSLAGPDEIARWGADLVEKCRSGLHQRWWSLDNWRKWTGALAYARGYLIDGRHTTDYLRLGHVQALADVLNREEF is encoded by the coding sequence ATGATCGACGTCCTGATCCTGCCCGGCACGGGATTCCCACGAGGCGACGGCATCTCGCTCGCCTTCGCAGACGCCCTCGACCTGTCCAAGTTCCGACCCCGGATCGTCGAGTACGCCGCGGCATACGGAGGCCTCGATATGCCGTACGCCGAGAGCCGCTACACCGGCCGCCGAGCACTGCTCCAAGCGATCACCGGCTACCGGCCGTTCGTCCTCGGTGGGTACTCGCAAGGCGCTGGCATCGCAGGTAACCTCGCCGTCGAGATCGCCCAGCACATGCCCGGCGTAATGTCCGACCACCTCGTCGGCTGCGCCCTGATCGCCGACCCCTCCCGGCCCATCGGCGCGGGAATGCCACACCGCCCGCCAGCACCCGGCTACGGCATCGCCGGACAGCGAGCCGTGAGCGGTGTGCCGACATGGTGGGCTGCTGCCGACGGTGACCCGATCACCGCGCTGCCTGCCGGTAATCCATTGCGCAGCATCGCCGACCTGACGGAGTGGTACAGCCTCGCCGGGCCCGACGAGATCGCCCGATGGGGTGCCGACCTCGTCGAGAAGTGCCGCAGCGGTCTGCATCAGCGGTGGTGGTCGCTCGACAACTGGAGGAAATGGACGGGCGCGCTCGCGTACGCCCGCGGCTACCTGATCGACGGCAGGCACACCACGGACTACCTGCGCCTCGGCCACGTCCAGGCGCTCGCCGATGTCCTGAATCGGGAGGAGTTCTGA
- a CDS encoding capsid cement protein yields the protein MANECTPLFQPGKDVTVLLTGAVVGKTFVAISAAPDTYGQLKGVTCTAAARAFGVAARDAASGARVLVRKKGIVPVTAGGTIAVGAEVEVGASGKAVTLASGKAVGQAVSAGTNNADVLVDLY from the coding sequence ATGGCTAACGAATGCACCCCGCTGTTCCAGCCCGGCAAGGACGTCACCGTCCTGCTCACCGGCGCTGTGGTCGGCAAGACCTTCGTCGCGATCTCCGCTGCACCCGACACCTACGGCCAGCTCAAGGGGGTCACCTGCACCGCCGCCGCGAGGGCGTTCGGTGTGGCCGCGCGCGACGCCGCATCCGGCGCCCGAGTGCTGGTGCGCAAGAAGGGCATCGTCCCGGTCACCGCGGGCGGAACCATCGCCGTCGGTGCCGAGGTCGAGGTGGGGGCGAGTGGCAAGGCCGTCACCCTCGCGAGCGGCAAGGCCGTCGGCCAGGCCGTGAGCGCCGGAACCAACAACGCCGACGTCCTCGTCGACCTCTACTGA
- a CDS encoding DUF6221 family protein, whose protein sequence is MSTIEDFITQRLAEDERQAGVAAEARGDHWCADYDGVAGPHGRVGYDMDTNVIDHIANHDPARVLRQVAAVRDILGLAQSAMGAHQADYEPGGTGDEAMYGYRMGAAFAYDPVLKAIAATWSDHPDFQPEWATTDVKRSVVRNRPQGRVRDTKDTPRPDQG, encoded by the coding sequence GTGAGCACGATCGAGGATTTCATTACGCAGAGACTGGCCGAGGATGAGCGCCAAGCCGGGGTTGCGGCCGAGGCTCGGGGCGACCATTGGTGCGCCGACTACGACGGGGTGGCTGGACCGCATGGGCGCGTCGGGTACGACATGGACACAAACGTCATCGATCACATCGCAAACCACGATCCCGCCCGCGTGCTGCGGCAGGTGGCGGCTGTGCGCGACATCCTGGGCCTCGCCCAGTCAGCAATGGGGGCTCACCAGGCGGACTACGAGCCGGGTGGCACGGGCGATGAGGCTATGTACGGCTACCGCATGGGCGCGGCGTTCGCCTATGACCCAGTGCTGAAAGCAATCGCCGCGACCTGGTCCGATCACCCAGATTTTCAGCCCGAGTGGGCGACAACAGATGTGAAGCGGTCTGTGGTGAGAAACCGGCCTCAAGGTCGTGTGCGTGACACGAAGGACACGCCGCGCCCTGACCAGGGCTGA
- a CDS encoding VG15 protein gives MIEATALATWAAQITRLIARYMSTYGVPTTRDERWALARRLHPTVEQLRREAYARTSAQLRAEGLRPAPMAPYRPSALVAAIERATDAEPYVRPGRRDEVPLERVEPQPARDVDPEPTTEPAPEVEPAPERPARNRTAEPRARVRVSAPAQQPRSRVQVRVAANDLDPRSRATARTRVVVSDQNRRDPAVVRTVTERVTATVERHIRQVDRETFVATANTAADEIGWARVLSGTENCAFCAMLASRGPVYRSDKSALSVVGGRRGPRGSRELGERYHDNCDCECVLVRVDQDWAGREEFERLRRMWVAASAAHADDAQRAFNRSWRRIQRHPELEDEYDRLWAESTEGLTDEDAQLRAFAAAVKDNPPAALEAARRPRRAPDDTADSSTAA, from the coding sequence GTGATCGAGGCGACCGCGCTGGCAACTTGGGCGGCGCAGATCACGCGCCTGATCGCGCGGTACATGTCGACCTACGGTGTGCCGACTACCCGAGACGAGCGGTGGGCGCTGGCTCGTCGCCTGCATCCGACTGTCGAGCAGCTGCGCCGCGAGGCCTACGCCCGGACATCGGCGCAGCTTCGCGCCGAAGGCCTTCGGCCGGCGCCGATGGCACCGTACCGGCCTTCCGCGCTGGTGGCCGCGATCGAACGAGCCACCGACGCCGAACCATATGTGCGACCTGGGCGTCGGGACGAAGTCCCGCTCGAGCGAGTGGAACCCCAGCCCGCGCGGGATGTCGATCCCGAGCCGACGACCGAGCCCGCTCCGGAGGTCGAGCCCGCTCCGGAGCGACCGGCGCGAAACCGTACCGCGGAGCCGCGGGCACGAGTTCGAGTCAGCGCACCGGCGCAGCAGCCGCGATCACGCGTACAGGTGCGGGTAGCCGCGAACGACCTCGATCCTCGGTCACGCGCGACGGCCCGGACCAGAGTCGTTGTCTCGGACCAGAACCGCCGCGACCCCGCGGTCGTGCGCACCGTCACCGAGCGGGTGACCGCCACTGTCGAGCGTCACATCCGGCAGGTCGACCGAGAGACATTCGTCGCGACCGCGAACACCGCAGCCGACGAAATTGGTTGGGCGCGTGTGCTGTCCGGCACCGAGAACTGTGCCTTCTGCGCGATGCTCGCCAGCCGCGGCCCGGTGTACCGCTCGGACAAATCGGCGCTCTCGGTGGTCGGCGGCCGCCGCGGCCCGCGCGGCAGCCGAGAGCTCGGCGAGCGGTACCACGACAACTGCGATTGCGAGTGCGTCTTGGTGCGCGTGGATCAGGACTGGGCAGGGCGTGAGGAATTCGAGCGCCTGCGCCGTATGTGGGTCGCCGCGAGCGCCGCCCACGCCGACGACGCACAGCGCGCCTTCAACCGCAGCTGGCGTCGCATCCAGCGTCATCCCGAGCTGGAGGACGAATACGACCGGCTGTGGGCCGAGTCGACCGAAGGCCTCACCGACGAGGACGCGCAGCTGCGTGCGTTCGCCGCCGCCGTGAAGGACAACCCACCAGCCGCCCTGGAGGCGGCACGACGCCCCAGGAGGGCACCAGATGACACAGCCGATTCCTCCACAGCCGCCTGA
- a CDS encoding Ntn hydrolase family protein: MTVIAAIATADRVVMGCDTRTDYSGTGIMTVGAKISTLYAPNGDKVLIAAAGNAALRHVVVRGLGIGATPDPTDIAAADQWADGIAVAAVDGAAEAKPAVLSQSDGYAPSLDGTLLLAWRQHLWWISTHAAMRPHPGIIAIGSGTEVALGSLHTADAFDIEPTFAVDMAVRLACRHAEGCGIDDRGPIIHSTVD; this comes from the coding sequence GTGACCGTCATCGCCGCAATCGCCACAGCTGACCGCGTCGTCATGGGTTGCGACACCCGGACCGACTACAGCGGGACCGGCATCATGACCGTCGGCGCCAAGATCAGCACCCTGTACGCCCCGAACGGTGACAAGGTCCTGATCGCGGCCGCCGGCAACGCGGCGCTGCGGCATGTGGTTGTGCGCGGCCTCGGCATCGGCGCCACGCCCGACCCCACCGACATCGCCGCCGCCGACCAATGGGCCGACGGCATTGCAGTCGCGGCAGTCGACGGCGCGGCCGAAGCCAAGCCCGCCGTGCTATCGCAGAGCGACGGGTACGCGCCCAGCCTCGACGGCACCCTGCTGCTGGCATGGCGACAGCACCTCTGGTGGATCTCGACCCACGCCGCCATGCGCCCACACCCGGGCATCATCGCCATTGGCAGCGGTACCGAAGTCGCGCTCGGCAGCCTGCACACCGCTGACGCGTTCGACATCGAGCCGACCTTCGCGGTCGACATGGCTGTCCGTCTCGCCTGCCGTCACGCCGAGGGCTGCGGCATCGACGACCGCGGGCCGATCATCCACAGCACGGTGGACTGA
- a CDS encoding phage tail termination protein produces the protein MAIVFPDWFEGGFPDRELLLCDLLQKFLDLCTPAGLACTWLPDNYREMVDGGTPVVRVYRGGPGADGQWDAAAMQVAVIAATRADSWALMEYLRQILLSFDCGGKVRRADGEINTITSIKEMVGPQQIPELNPDFRMVPATFRVECRRDRHLPDYAAIRESIPL, from the coding sequence ATGGCCATCGTTTTCCCGGACTGGTTCGAGGGTGGCTTCCCTGATCGGGAGTTGCTGCTCTGCGACCTGCTGCAGAAGTTCCTCGACCTGTGCACCCCGGCCGGACTGGCGTGCACATGGCTGCCCGACAACTACCGCGAGATGGTCGACGGCGGCACCCCGGTGGTGCGCGTCTACCGCGGCGGTCCGGGCGCGGACGGCCAATGGGACGCAGCAGCAATGCAAGTAGCGGTCATCGCCGCCACCCGCGCGGACAGCTGGGCGCTGATGGAGTACCTGCGCCAGATCCTGCTGTCGTTCGACTGCGGAGGAAAGGTCCGTCGAGCTGATGGGGAGATCAACACGATCACCTCGATCAAGGAGATGGTCGGCCCGCAGCAGATCCCCGAGTTGAATCCCGATTTCCGGATGGTCCCGGCGACCTTCCGCGTCGAATGCCGGCGCGACCGGCACCTTCCGGATTACGCGGCCATCCGCGAATCCATCCCTCTCTGA
- a CDS encoding Gp19/Gp15/Gp42 family protein — protein MAFAITADLVKRWRALNQAELERAEVLLDDAAWWLRTWFSEFGNLTALAADDPELAEGLLILSCSMVKRAMTSAGDGVGQAQQVMGPFTAQISYRNPEGNLYVYSAERDAILTLLGVNTSGAVSMESPGL, from the coding sequence ATGGCCTTCGCCATCACCGCTGACCTCGTCAAACGCTGGCGCGCCCTCAACCAGGCGGAGCTGGAGCGCGCCGAGGTGCTGCTCGATGACGCGGCGTGGTGGCTCAGGACATGGTTCAGCGAGTTCGGAAACCTGACGGCCCTGGCGGCCGACGATCCCGAGCTCGCTGAAGGTCTGCTCATCCTGTCGTGCTCGATGGTGAAGCGGGCCATGACTTCCGCTGGTGATGGCGTCGGCCAGGCGCAGCAGGTCATGGGTCCGTTCACGGCCCAGATCAGCTACCGGAACCCAGAGGGCAACCTGTACGTCTACAGCGCCGAGCGGGACGCAATCCTCACCCTGCTGGGCGTTAACACCTCCGGCGCCGTCTCGATGGAAAGCCCTGGCCTGTGA
- a CDS encoding major capsid protein, protein MVGTPVAPQYPLAAPTLNGNLITVDLMLKEPTRITQYLSDITLQNFWADRVFAGAGGVSGGALLYSQLMANDLYTERDIQNVEPGGEFPIVTSARPEPKLAVVEKFGGKFDVSDEARDRNDPTLLQQQSTKLGFTINRGIHRRAIATLDASVAAVGSDVQMVGTSWADAAALTLTTTNNAALPAADFAKTQLKADTFELGGRFDLWFVNPQEYYNFHVIYGDKAAAVLQANGVELVSTNRVAAGEAYVIVEGQVGQMRLEKPLTTETWREQGIESTWVQSSVRPLFAVTNPYNVLKVTGLAA, encoded by the coding sequence ATGGTTGGCACACCTGTCGCACCGCAGTACCCTCTCGCCGCGCCCACGCTCAACGGGAATCTGATCACTGTCGATCTGATGCTCAAGGAGCCGACGCGGATCACGCAGTACCTGTCCGACATCACCCTCCAGAACTTCTGGGCCGACCGCGTATTCGCGGGCGCGGGCGGCGTCTCCGGTGGTGCGTTGCTGTACTCGCAGCTGATGGCGAACGACCTCTACACCGAACGCGACATCCAGAATGTCGAGCCCGGCGGCGAGTTCCCGATCGTCACCTCGGCACGGCCCGAGCCCAAGCTCGCCGTCGTCGAGAAGTTCGGTGGCAAGTTCGACGTCTCCGACGAGGCTCGCGACCGCAACGATCCGACCCTGCTGCAGCAGCAGTCGACGAAGTTGGGCTTCACGATCAACCGCGGTATCCACCGCCGGGCGATCGCGACCCTGGATGCGTCAGTCGCCGCTGTCGGTTCGGATGTGCAGATGGTCGGCACCTCCTGGGCGGACGCGGCCGCGCTGACGCTCACCACCACGAACAACGCCGCCCTCCCGGCGGCGGACTTCGCCAAGACCCAGCTCAAGGCCGACACCTTCGAGTTGGGCGGCCGCTTCGACCTGTGGTTCGTCAACCCGCAGGAGTACTACAACTTCCATGTCATCTACGGCGACAAGGCCGCAGCGGTGCTGCAGGCCAACGGCGTCGAGTTGGTCTCGACCAACCGAGTCGCTGCCGGTGAGGCGTACGTGATCGTGGAAGGCCAGGTCGGGCAGATGCGGCTGGAGAAGCCGTTGACCACCGAGACCTGGCGCGAACAGGGCATCGAGTCGACCTGGGTCCAGTCCTCGGTCCGGCCGTTGTTCGCGGTGACCAACCCGTACAACGTCCTCAAGGTCACGGGGCTCGCGGCGTGA
- a CDS encoding phage portal protein has translation MNKLQAVEAARNLLQGPRAFEAPRLDAIDVAMRPWSEGFALQSLGVTNVGQGVKDSIIRMARKSQTNFLPLILDIFGQGLKVDNYLAGDSSGSTAAPWTWWQRNRMDARQTGIHRTALQYGVSYATVLPSLTAGDVSNPAASIRGVSPRQMTALYGEPLEWDPRHGGPVDDDWPIMALEQKGPMIRLYDEQAVHFIGVKHVPQSALGWTDPSYLAVGNFEYIEGRNHGVGVCPVVRYQDRMLLDGEETFGIIEPLLSIQGRIDETVFAMMVAQYFSAFKLRYITGWVPQSEADALRMSAKDTWTFGSKDVKVGELDATDLKNYIESEGSAIRDLSAIAQAPPQSMGASGIANLSEAALAGLEAGRGRKSGELETSLGESHEQLLRTCAHITGDVASATDFASEVKWADATARSFAQTVDGLGKIATMLEIPPEALWPDIPGWSKTKVDRAMEMQRERNEVPDVPAFPE, from the coding sequence GTGAACAAACTTCAGGCTGTCGAAGCCGCCCGCAACCTGTTGCAGGGACCGCGGGCATTCGAGGCACCGCGCCTCGACGCGATCGATGTGGCGATGCGACCGTGGTCCGAGGGGTTCGCCCTGCAATCGCTGGGCGTGACGAATGTCGGGCAGGGCGTCAAGGACTCGATCATCCGGATGGCGCGCAAGAGCCAGACCAACTTCCTACCGTTGATCCTCGACATTTTCGGCCAGGGCCTCAAAGTAGATAACTACCTGGCCGGTGACTCGTCCGGATCGACGGCCGCGCCGTGGACGTGGTGGCAGCGAAACCGCATGGACGCCAGGCAGACCGGCATCCACCGCACTGCACTGCAGTACGGCGTCAGCTACGCCACCGTCCTGCCGTCGCTCACTGCCGGAGACGTCAGCAATCCTGCCGCGTCGATCCGCGGTGTGAGTCCGCGCCAGATGACCGCCCTGTACGGAGAGCCGCTCGAATGGGATCCGCGCCACGGCGGTCCGGTCGACGACGACTGGCCGATCATGGCGCTGGAACAGAAGGGCCCGATGATCCGGCTCTACGACGAGCAGGCCGTGCACTTCATCGGGGTGAAGCACGTCCCGCAGTCGGCGCTCGGCTGGACAGACCCGAGCTATCTGGCAGTGGGCAACTTCGAGTACATCGAGGGCAGAAACCACGGTGTCGGGGTGTGCCCGGTGGTGCGCTACCAGGATCGAATGCTGCTCGATGGCGAGGAGACCTTCGGCATCATCGAGCCGCTGCTGTCTATCCAGGGGCGCATCGACGAGACCGTTTTCGCGATGATGGTCGCCCAGTACTTCTCCGCTTTCAAGCTGCGCTACATCACCGGCTGGGTCCCGCAGTCGGAGGCTGACGCTCTGCGCATGTCAGCGAAGGACACGTGGACCTTCGGCAGCAAGGACGTCAAGGTCGGCGAGCTCGACGCCACCGATCTCAAGAACTACATCGAATCCGAAGGTTCGGCGATCCGCGACCTGTCCGCGATCGCCCAAGCACCGCCGCAGTCGATGGGTGCCTCGGGAATCGCGAACCTGTCCGAAGCCGCGCTGGCGGGGCTCGAAGCTGGTCGAGGGCGCAAGTCCGGCGAGCTCGAAACCTCCCTCGGCGAATCGCACGAGCAGCTGCTGCGCACCTGTGCGCACATCACCGGCGACGTCGCCTCGGCGACGGACTTCGCGTCTGAGGTGAAGTGGGCCGACGCTACCGCGCGGTCCTTCGCGCAGACGGTAGATGGCCTCGGCAAGATCGCGACGATGCTCGAGATTCCACCGGAGGCGCTCTGGCCGGACATCCCTGGATGGTCCAAGACCAAGGTCGATCGAGCCATGGAGATGCAGCGCGAGCGCAACGAAGTCCCTGACGTCCCAGCGTTTCCGGAGTAG
- a CDS encoding Acb2/Tad1 domain-containing protein codes for MSNATDASAADIDNRFDYHRPSPERVTAHEAIREACRDLAHRLDCDVPPGREKALALTNLEQTMFWANAAIARNRSDS; via the coding sequence GTGAGCAACGCGACCGACGCGAGCGCCGCCGATATCGACAACCGGTTCGACTACCACCGGCCGAGCCCGGAGCGGGTCACCGCTCACGAGGCGATCCGGGAAGCGTGCCGCGACCTCGCCCACCGTCTCGACTGCGACGTCCCGCCCGGCCGAGAGAAGGCACTCGCGCTGACCAACCTGGAACAGACGATGTTCTGGGCCAACGCGGCGATCGCGCGCAATCGGAGCGACTCGTGA
- a CDS encoding terminase, with amino-acid sequence MAVARNAGPALIVSHEDEYRAIIRWYEDMLASTPPPVDLEWEPVKIGPTWQWDNGWYLPEASLGWGVLAWCGKWLRDKHGHDWQFTPEQARFLLWYFSVDDRGDFLYHSGVLQRLKGWGKDPVAACLSGAACFAPVMFDHWDGDRPVGRDEPNAWVQIIAVSQEQTKNTMKLFPSLIPAETRSHYGIQIGKLNVYGLGDTRQIEAVTSNFLSVEGGRPTQVFRAETQNWNSSNGGHDMAGALEGNAAKAELDAPARMLDICNACRPGEDSVGERVRDAYEATLGENARAMDFGLLYDSLEAPPLAPLTAEAAPAVLDSIKGDSVWLDTRPNGRIVKSILNQSNSPSESRRKWYNQRQAAADAWMQRQSWDALVDKGFRPPKGARIFLFGDGSKSDDATVLIGCDLDTGNVWPIDIWQRPVGLDAKDRWIVDRDAVDYAVRETVEHWNALGLWWDPSDARDDETGERFWESYCDEWQKLQDWQLPAVTTGDFRHAVIWDMRWQRHQKLFVEGTGRFLSDVTDRAFRHSGDLRHAQHIYNARRRPNKYGVGIGKEHRESAKKVDAAVGSVGARLMRWMWLSVDRVEQSTEAVFF; translated from the coding sequence GTGGCCGTAGCGCGTAACGCTGGCCCGGCGCTGATCGTTTCGCACGAGGACGAGTACCGCGCGATCATCCGCTGGTACGAGGACATGCTTGCGTCGACGCCGCCGCCGGTGGACCTTGAGTGGGAGCCGGTGAAGATCGGACCCACGTGGCAGTGGGACAACGGCTGGTACCTGCCCGAGGCTTCGCTCGGTTGGGGAGTGCTGGCGTGGTGCGGGAAGTGGTTGCGCGACAAGCACGGCCACGACTGGCAGTTCACGCCCGAGCAAGCGCGCTTCCTGCTCTGGTATTTCTCGGTCGACGACCGCGGTGACTTCCTGTATCACTCAGGGGTTTTGCAGCGGCTCAAAGGCTGGGGTAAGGACCCGGTCGCGGCGTGTCTGTCCGGAGCCGCCTGCTTCGCGCCGGTGATGTTCGACCACTGGGATGGCGATCGTCCGGTTGGGCGGGACGAACCAAACGCGTGGGTGCAGATCATCGCGGTCTCGCAGGAGCAGACGAAGAACACGATGAAGCTGTTTCCCAGCTTGATCCCCGCGGAGACGCGCTCGCACTACGGGATCCAGATCGGCAAGCTCAACGTCTATGGTCTCGGCGATACGCGCCAGATCGAGGCGGTGACGAGCAACTTCCTGTCGGTCGAGGGTGGGCGACCTACACAGGTGTTCCGAGCCGAGACGCAGAACTGGAACTCGTCGAACGGCGGCCACGACATGGCCGGCGCTCTGGAGGGTAACGCTGCCAAGGCGGAGCTCGACGCCCCGGCTCGGATGCTCGACATCTGCAACGCCTGCCGTCCGGGCGAGGACTCGGTGGGTGAACGGGTGCGCGATGCGTACGAGGCCACCCTCGGCGAGAACGCGCGGGCCATGGACTTCGGCTTGCTGTACGACTCACTCGAAGCGCCGCCCCTGGCTCCGCTCACTGCGGAAGCTGCGCCCGCAGTGCTGGATTCGATCAAGGGTGACTCGGTCTGGCTGGATACCCGGCCGAATGGGCGCATCGTGAAGTCGATCCTGAACCAGTCCAACTCGCCGTCCGAGTCCCGGCGCAAGTGGTACAACCAGCGCCAGGCGGCCGCCGACGCGTGGATGCAGCGGCAGAGCTGGGATGCACTGGTCGACAAGGGATTTCGTCCGCCGAAGGGTGCGCGCATATTCCTGTTCGGCGACGGGTCGAAGTCCGACGACGCCACCGTGCTGATCGGCTGCGACCTGGATACCGGCAATGTTTGGCCGATCGACATCTGGCAGCGCCCGGTCGGCCTGGACGCCAAGGATCGATGGATCGTCGATCGTGACGCCGTCGACTACGCCGTCCGGGAAACCGTCGAGCACTGGAACGCACTCGGCCTGTGGTGGGACCCATCCGACGCCCGCGACGACGAGACCGGCGAACGGTTCTGGGAGTCCTACTGCGACGAGTGGCAGAAGCTCCAGGACTGGCAGCTGCCCGCGGTGACCACCGGCGACTTCCGCCACGCGGTCATCTGGGACATGCGCTGGCAGCGACACCAAAAGCTGTTCGTCGAAGGCACCGGGCGGTTCCTGTCCGATGTCACCGACCGAGCATTTCGTCACAGTGGCGACCTTCGCCACGCCCAGCACATCTACAACGCGCGGCGCCGGCCAAACAAGTACGGCGTCGGCATCGGCAAGGAACACCGCGAGTCGGCCAAGAAGGTCGACGCTGCGGTCGGATCTGTCGGGGCGCGGCTGATGCGCTGGATGTGGCTGTCCGTGGACCGAGTCGAACAGAGCACCGAAGCGGTCTTCTTCTGA
- a CDS encoding HNH endonuclease, whose amino-acid sequence MTWSTEPDRYRGVSRAQADRIRTRDEHTCQTCGAFGHEVDHITPVSQGGTNDDANLQVLCATCHMTKTQAEAAQARAQRQADARLPVEDHPGLIR is encoded by the coding sequence GTGACCTGGTCTACCGAGCCCGATCGGTACCGCGGCGTCTCCCGTGCCCAGGCCGATCGCATCCGGACCCGAGACGAACACACCTGTCAGACGTGCGGCGCCTTCGGCCACGAGGTCGACCACATCACCCCGGTCAGCCAGGGCGGCACCAACGATGACGCCAACCTCCAGGTGCTCTGCGCCACCTGTCACATGACCAAGACGCAGGCCGAAGCCGCCCAGGCACGCGCGCAACGTCAGGCCGATGCTCGGCTGCCTGTCGAGGATCACCCCGGCCTGATCCGCTAG
- a CDS encoding HNH endonuclease — MREGGWTQAVGYRRRARLAKAVTESFRPIEIFERDSWECGICARPVERSRCAPDPLSASVDHIVPVSLGGDHTRANVRLAHLRCNIRRGNRVV, encoded by the coding sequence ATGCGTGAGGGCGGATGGACGCAGGCAGTCGGATACCGACGCCGCGCCCGGCTCGCTAAGGCCGTCACCGAAAGCTTCCGACCTATCGAGATCTTCGAGCGAGACAGCTGGGAGTGCGGCATCTGTGCCCGGCCGGTTGAACGCTCGCGCTGTGCGCCCGACCCGTTGAGCGCCAGCGTCGATCACATCGTCCCGGTCTCACTCGGCGGCGATCACACTCGCGCGAATGTTCGCCTCGCGCACCTTCGCTGCAACATCAGGCGCGGCAACCGCGTCGTCTGA